One window of Pseudomonas urmiensis genomic DNA carries:
- the fusA gene encoding elongation factor G has translation MARTTPIELYRNIGIVAHVDAGKTTTTERILFYTGVNHKMGEVHDGAATMDWMAQEQERGITITSAATTAFWQGSTKQFANKYRFNIIDTPGHVDFTIEVERSLRVLDGAVVVFSGADGVEPQSETVWRQANKYHVPRLAYINKMDRQGADFLRVVKQIDQRLGHHPVPIQLAIGSEENFIGQIDLVKMKAIYWNDADNGASYREEEIPAELRALADEWRAHMIEAAAEANDEFMELYLNGEELSTEQIKAGLRQRTIANQIVPAVLGSSFKNKGVPLMLDAVIDYLPAPSEIPAINGTDPDDEDKHLERHADDNEPFSALAFKIATDPFVGTLTFARVYSGVLSSGNAVLNSVKGKKERIGRMVQMHANQRAEIKDVCAGDIAALIGMKDVTTGDTLCDINKPIILERMDFPDPVISVAVEPKTKADQEKMGIALSKLAQEDPSFRVKTDEETAQTIISGMGELHLDIIVDRMRREFGVEANIGKPQVAYREKIRNTCEIEGKFVRQSGGRGQYGHCWIRFAPGEEGKEGLQFVNEVVGGVIPREYIPAIQKGIEEQMQNGVLAGYPLINLKAAVFDGSYHDVDSNEMAFKIAASMATKQLSSKGGAVLLEPVMKVEVVTPEEYQGDIIGDLSRRRGMIQEGEETPAGKVIRAEVPLGEMFGYSTQMRSMTQGRASYTMEFTKYGEAPANIAEAIVKKNRGES, from the coding sequence ATGGCCCGCACTACGCCCATTGAGCTGTACCGCAATATCGGCATCGTCGCCCACGTCGATGCCGGCAAGACCACCACCACCGAACGCATCCTGTTCTACACCGGGGTCAACCACAAGATGGGCGAGGTGCACGATGGCGCCGCGACCATGGACTGGATGGCCCAGGAACAGGAGCGCGGCATCACCATCACCTCAGCGGCGACCACCGCCTTCTGGCAGGGCTCGACCAAGCAGTTCGCCAACAAATACCGCTTCAACATCATCGATACCCCCGGACACGTCGACTTCACCATCGAGGTGGAGCGCTCGTTGCGCGTGCTCGATGGCGCGGTGGTGGTGTTCAGTGGCGCCGATGGGGTCGAGCCGCAGTCCGAGACCGTCTGGCGCCAGGCCAACAAGTACCATGTGCCACGCCTGGCCTACATCAACAAGATGGACCGCCAGGGCGCCGACTTCTTGCGCGTGGTCAAACAGATCGACCAGCGCCTGGGCCACCACCCGGTGCCGATCCAACTGGCGATTGGCAGCGAGGAAAACTTCATCGGCCAGATCGACCTGGTGAAGATGAAAGCCATCTACTGGAACGACGCCGACAACGGCGCCAGCTATCGCGAGGAGGAAATCCCCGCAGAGCTCAGGGCGCTGGCCGACGAATGGCGTGCGCACATGATCGAAGCCGCCGCCGAGGCCAACGACGAGTTCATGGAGCTGTACCTCAATGGCGAAGAGCTGAGCACCGAGCAGATCAAGGCCGGGCTGCGCCAGCGCACCATCGCTAACCAGATCGTGCCGGCGGTGCTCGGCTCCTCGTTCAAGAACAAAGGCGTGCCGCTGATGCTCGACGCGGTGATCGACTACCTGCCCGCGCCTAGCGAAATTCCGGCGATCAATGGCACCGACCCCGACGACGAAGACAAGCATCTGGAACGTCATGCCGACGACAACGAGCCGTTCTCGGCGCTGGCCTTCAAGATCGCCACCGACCCCTTCGTCGGCACCCTCACCTTCGCCCGGGTGTATTCCGGCGTGCTCAGCTCCGGCAATGCCGTGCTCAATTCGGTCAAGGGCAAGAAGGAACGCATCGGCCGCATGGTGCAGATGCATGCCAACCAGCGTGCCGAGATCAAGGACGTTTGCGCTGGCGATATCGCCGCGCTGATCGGCATGAAAGATGTCACCACCGGCGACACCCTGTGCGACATCAATAAACCGATCATTCTCGAACGGATGGACTTCCCCGATCCGGTGATTTCAGTGGCGGTGGAGCCAAAGACCAAGGCCGACCAGGAGAAAATGGGCATCGCCCTGAGCAAGCTGGCCCAGGAAGATCCTTCATTCCGGGTCAAGACCGACGAAGAAACCGCGCAGACCATCATCTCCGGCATGGGTGAGCTGCACCTGGACATCATCGTCGACCGCATGCGCCGCGAGTTCGGCGTCGAGGCCAACATTGGCAAGCCACAGGTGGCCTACCGCGAGAAAATTCGCAACACCTGCGAGATCGAAGGCAAGTTCGTCCGCCAGTCCGGTGGCCGTGGCCAGTATGGCCATTGCTGGATTCGCTTCGCCCCAGGAGAAGAAGGCAAGGAAGGCTTGCAGTTCGTCAACGAGGTGGTCGGCGGGGTGATTCCACGCGAGTACATACCGGCGATCCAGAAAGGCATCGAGGAGCAGATGCAAAACGGCGTGCTCGCCGGCTATCCGCTGATCAACCTCAAGGCCGCAGTGTTCGACGGCTCGTACCATGATGTCGACTCCAACGAAATGGCCTTCAAGATCGCCGCCTCGATGGCCACCAAGCAGCTTTCCAGCAAAGGCGGCGCGGTGCTGCTGGAGCCGGTGATGAAGGTTGAGGTGGTCACGCCTGAGGAGTACCAGGGCGACATCATTGGCGACCTCAGCCGCCGTCGCGGGATGATTCAGGAAGGCGAGGAAACCCCGGCCGGCAAGGTCATCCGCGCCGAAGTGCCGCTGGGTGAAATGTTTGGTTATTCGACGCAGATGCGCTCGATGACCCAGGGGCGGGCCAGCTATACCATGGAGTTCACCAAGTATGGCGAGGCGCCGGCGAACATCGCCGAGGCGATCGTGAAAAAGAACCGCGGGGAATCCTGA
- a CDS encoding 2-aminoadipate transaminase, which produces MNLESISQSIAIVHPITLSHGRNAEVWDTDGKRYIDFVGGIGVLNLGHCNPAVVEAIQTQASRLTHYAFNAAPHGPYLELMEQLRAFVPVSYPLAGMLTNSGAEAAENALKVARGATGKRAIIAFDGAFHGRTLATLNLNGKVAPYKQRVGDLPGPVYHLPYPSADTGVTCEQALKALERLFSVELAVEDVAAFILEPVQGEGGFLALDPAFAQALRRLCDEHGILIIIDEIQSGFGRTGQRFAFPRLGIEPDLLLLAKSIAGGMPLGAVVGRKALMGALPKGGLGGTYSGNPIACAAALASLAQMSDENLATWGERQEQAIVSRYQRWKSSGLSVSLGRLTGVGAMRGIELVNADGSPAPAQLAKLLEAARAKGLLLMPSGKARHIIRLLAPLTIEPAVLEEGLDILEQCLAQLD; this is translated from the coding sequence ATGAATCTGGAAAGTATCAGCCAATCGATTGCCATAGTTCACCCCATTACACTTTCCCATGGGCGTAATGCAGAAGTCTGGGATACCGACGGTAAACGCTACATCGACTTTGTCGGCGGTATTGGTGTGCTTAACCTGGGCCACTGCAACCCGGCGGTGGTCGAGGCGATCCAGACCCAGGCCTCGCGCCTGACCCACTACGCCTTCAACGCCGCACCGCATGGCCCCTACCTTGAACTGATGGAGCAATTGCGCGCGTTCGTGCCGGTCAGCTACCCGCTGGCCGGCATGCTCACCAACAGCGGCGCGGAAGCTGCGGAAAACGCCCTGAAAGTGGCCCGTGGCGCCACCGGCAAACGCGCCATCATCGCCTTTGACGGCGCCTTCCACGGCCGCACCCTGGCCACCCTCAACCTCAATGGCAAGGTCGCTCCGTACAAGCAACGTGTCGGCGATTTGCCAGGGCCGGTCTATCACCTGCCCTACCCCAGCGCCGACACCGGGGTTACCTGCGAGCAGGCGCTAAAAGCCCTGGAGCGGCTGTTCAGTGTCGAGCTGGCCGTCGAAGACGTGGCTGCGTTCATTCTCGAACCGGTGCAAGGCGAAGGCGGTTTCCTGGCGCTTGATCCGGCCTTCGCCCAAGCCCTACGGCGCTTGTGCGACGAGCATGGGATCTTGATCATCATCGATGAAATCCAATCGGGCTTTGGCCGCACCGGGCAGCGCTTTGCTTTCCCACGCCTGGGCATCGAGCCGGATTTGCTGCTGCTGGCCAAGAGCATCGCTGGCGGCATGCCGTTGGGTGCGGTGGTCGGGCGCAAGGCGCTGATGGGCGCGCTGCCAAAGGGCGGGTTGGGCGGCACCTATTCAGGTAACCCGATTGCCTGCGCGGCGGCCCTGGCCAGCCTTGCGCAGATGAGCGATGAGAACCTGGCGACCTGGGGCGAGCGTCAGGAGCAAGCCATCGTCAGCCGCTATCAACGCTGGAAGTCATCTGGATTGAGCGTTTCGCTTGGCCGCCTGACCGGCGTTGGCGCCATGCGCGGCATCGAACTGGTCAATGCCGATGGCAGCCCGGCGCCTGCGCAGCTGGCCAAGCTGCTGGAAGCGGCGCGGGCCAAGGGGTTGCTGTTGATGCCCAGTGGCAAGGCGCGGCACATCATTCGCCTGCTGGCACCGCTGACCATCGAGCCGGCAGTGCTCGAAGAAGGCCTGGATATCCTCGAGCAGTGCCTGGCGCAGCTGGACTGA